In a single window of the Streptomyces cinnabarinus genome:
- a CDS encoding MFS transporter, translated as MSAFRFRLLVTSYAVSAYGNYLNLIALSLFSYEVTGTAFGIGAVMALRLLAGVVAGPAAGAVMARLGRRGVMIGADAAQAGAMTVLAVCGARTPLWVLGCAVVVLGAGNTCFSVALRSAVPVMVGQEGRAHANGLLVTARSLATVLGFASAAPVIAHGGYGTAFAVNAASFVVSGAALLVLRPRTEEESPGEAAESSPGLPWWRAWAGVPALLLGLIALRGTDALASSSHNVALPVVAELAEASDPALYMSRFWAAWAVGTVLAHQVLKRGGTARGERAFALGTCAMSCSFVLAFTGLPAVGLMLAAAAAGFADGWTEIVYTSRLQATGDRERGRLFGLSATAEQAGFALGTVVAAAALESLSPLTVVALFHGTAVCGALALLFASRAGRVDRKTTGMRYTRDEPMCQAPTEEEGTHGTRTGDGRLPGA; from the coding sequence GTGAGTGCGTTCAGGTTTCGGCTGCTCGTCACCTCCTACGCCGTGTCCGCCTACGGCAATTACCTCAACCTCATCGCGCTGAGCCTTTTCTCCTACGAAGTCACCGGCACCGCCTTCGGTATCGGGGCCGTGATGGCGCTCAGGCTGCTCGCGGGCGTCGTGGCCGGGCCGGCCGCCGGAGCGGTCATGGCGCGGCTCGGGCGGCGTGGCGTGATGATCGGCGCCGATGCCGCGCAGGCCGGCGCCATGACCGTGCTCGCGGTGTGCGGGGCGCGGACGCCGTTATGGGTGCTCGGGTGCGCCGTGGTCGTGCTCGGGGCCGGGAACACCTGCTTCAGCGTCGCCCTGCGCAGCGCGGTCCCCGTCATGGTCGGGCAGGAAGGCCGGGCGCACGCCAACGGGCTGCTGGTCACCGCCCGTTCCCTCGCCACCGTCCTCGGCTTCGCCTCCGCCGCCCCGGTCATCGCCCACGGCGGCTACGGCACCGCGTTCGCCGTCAACGCCGCCAGCTTCGTGGTGTCCGGGGCGGCCCTGTTGGTGCTCCGGCCGCGCACCGAGGAGGAGTCCCCGGGCGAGGCGGCCGAATCCTCGCCGGGGCTTCCGTGGTGGCGGGCCTGGGCCGGGGTGCCCGCGCTGCTGCTCGGGCTCATCGCGCTGCGCGGCACGGACGCGCTGGCCTCCTCCTCGCACAACGTTGCCCTGCCCGTCGTGGCCGAACTCGCCGAGGCGTCGGATCCCGCGCTGTACATGAGCCGGTTCTGGGCCGCCTGGGCGGTCGGCACCGTCCTCGCCCACCAGGTGCTCAAGCGGGGCGGGACGGCGCGCGGCGAGCGGGCCTTCGCGCTCGGCACCTGCGCGATGTCCTGCTCCTTCGTCCTCGCCTTCACCGGACTGCCCGCCGTGGGGCTGATGCTGGCCGCCGCCGCTGCCGGCTTCGCCGACGGCTGGACCGAGATCGTCTACACCTCGCGCCTCCAGGCCACCGGGGACCGGGAACGCGGGCGGCTGTTCGGGCTGTCCGCCACGGCGGAACAGGCCGGCTTCGCGCTGGGGACCGTCGTCGCCGCCGCGGCCCTGGAGTCCCTGTCGCCGCTGACCGTCGTCGCGCTCTTCCACGGAACCGCCGTGTGCGGGGCGCTGGCCCTGCTGTTCGCCTCCCGCGCGGGGCGCGTCGACCGGAAAACCACCGGCATGCGCTACACGAGAGACGAACCGATGTGCCAGGCACCGACAGAGGAAGAGGGGACGCATGGAACGCGTACGGGGGACGGCCGTCTGCCAGGGGCCTGA
- a CDS encoding YtxH domain-containing protein gives MRYKLTFVVGLALGYVLGTRAGRERYEQLKKSARQVAQNPAVRNTAETAAQQGRVYAGKAYHAVSDKVGDHVPQSVSQRVRHLRDRHPNGAVEDDWGTSNT, from the coding sequence ATGCGCTACAAGCTCACGTTCGTCGTCGGGCTGGCTCTGGGTTACGTGCTCGGCACGCGCGCCGGGCGCGAACGCTACGAACAGCTGAAGAAGTCGGCGCGTCAGGTGGCGCAGAACCCGGCGGTCCGCAACACCGCGGAGACGGCGGCCCAGCAGGGCCGGGTGTACGCGGGCAAGGCCTACCACGCGGTCAGCGACAAGGTCGGCGACCACGTCCCGCAGTCCGTGAGCCAGCGCGTGCGGCACCTGCGCGACCGCCACCCCAACGGTGCGGTCGAGGACGACTGGGGCACGAGCAACACCTGA
- a CDS encoding xylulokinase has product MGIVAGLDSSPEFTRIVVCDADSGAVLRQGYAPHPVEGRPSDVDPQAWLLSLGEAAGGGLLEGVQAIGVSSQQNAVVPLDSQGNTTRPAMVGGDKRAQVAAADLIDALGGREAWAQAVGCVPQAAQPVTKLRWLNKTEPDNALRTAVLLQAHDWLVWQLLGRPVRRTTDRGGASGTGYWSAATGGYRTDLVELALGHQAMLPEVIGPAEAAGTTPEGLLISAGTGETMAAAFGLGLGFGDAVVSLGASGSVMAIHPEALHDPTGMITSLADATGMHLPVVTTLNAVRTLRGTAELLGVPDLESLSELAMKSTPGSHGLVFLPYLEGERTPNLPHTAGTLAGLRREAMRPEHLARASFEGMLCGLADALDVLRGRGVEVRRVFLLGAAAELPAVQSSAPSIFGAQVVVPQPADYAAIGAARQAAWALGASQGMLDARTPPLWQGPAAQVLDPGEELAVGQAVRQQFVSVREQTHPGAFRS; this is encoded by the coding sequence ATGGGGATAGTCGCCGGGTTGGACAGCTCGCCCGAGTTCACTCGAATCGTCGTCTGCGACGCGGACAGCGGAGCCGTGCTCCGGCAGGGGTATGCGCCGCATCCGGTCGAAGGGCGGCCCTCCGACGTCGATCCCCAGGCCTGGCTGCTCTCCCTCGGGGAGGCCGCCGGCGGGGGCCTGCTGGAGGGCGTGCAGGCCATCGGCGTCTCCTCGCAGCAGAACGCCGTCGTGCCACTGGACTCCCAGGGCAACACCACCCGCCCCGCGATGGTCGGCGGCGACAAGCGGGCCCAGGTCGCCGCGGCCGATCTCATCGACGCGCTCGGCGGGCGCGAGGCGTGGGCGCAGGCCGTGGGATGCGTTCCGCAGGCCGCGCAGCCGGTGACCAAGCTGCGCTGGCTGAACAAGACCGAGCCGGACAACGCCCTGCGCACCGCCGTCCTGCTCCAGGCCCACGACTGGCTGGTGTGGCAGCTGCTCGGGCGCCCGGTGCGCCGTACCACCGACCGCGGCGGGGCCTCCGGCACCGGGTACTGGTCCGCCGCCACCGGCGGCTACCGCACTGACCTCGTCGAGCTGGCGCTCGGTCACCAGGCCATGCTGCCGGAGGTCATCGGCCCCGCCGAGGCGGCCGGTACGACGCCCGAGGGGCTGCTGATCTCCGCCGGGACCGGCGAGACGATGGCCGCCGCGTTCGGGCTCGGACTCGGGTTCGGGGACGCCGTGGTGTCGCTGGGCGCCTCCGGCTCGGTCATGGCCATCCACCCCGAGGCCCTGCACGACCCGACCGGGATGATCACCTCGCTGGCCGACGCGACCGGCATGCATCTGCCGGTGGTCACCACCCTGAACGCCGTACGGACCCTGCGCGGGACCGCCGAGCTGCTCGGGGTGCCCGATCTGGAGAGCCTGTCCGAGCTGGCGATGAAGTCGACGCCCGGGTCGCACGGGCTGGTGTTTCTGCCCTATCTGGAGGGCGAGCGGACGCCGAACCTGCCGCACACCGCCGGCACGCTGGCCGGGCTCAGGCGGGAGGCGATGCGGCCGGAGCACCTGGCGCGGGCCTCGTTCGAGGGCATGCTGTGCGGGCTCGCGGACGCGCTCGACGTACTGCGCGGCCGGGGCGTCGAGGTGCGGCGGGTCTTCCTGCTGGGGGCGGCCGCCGAGCTGCCCGCGGTGCAGTCCTCCGCGCCGTCGATCTTCGGCGCCCAGGTCGTCGTACCGCAGCCCGCGGACTACGCGGCGATCGGTGCCGCCCGGCAGGCCGCCTGGGCGCTCGGCGCGTCGCAGGGCATGCTCGACGCGCGGACCCCGCCGCTCTGGCAGGGCCCGGCGGCCCAGGTACTGGATCCCGGTGAGGAGCTGGCGGTGGGGCAGGCGGTGCGACAGCAGTTCGTGTCGGTGCGGGAGCAGACCCATCCGGGGGCCTTTCGCTCGTAG
- a CDS encoding ABC transporter ATP-binding protein: MLIRLLRTYLRPYRKPIALLVLLQFLQTCATLYLPTLNADIIDNGVVHGDTGYILRYGALMIGISLAQVVCNIGAVYYGARTAAALGRDMRAAVFDRVQSFSAREVGHFGAPSLITRTTNDVQQVQMLALMTFTLMVSAPIMCVGGIVLALGLDVPLSAVLVAVVPVLGICVTLIVRRLRPLFRSMQERLDTVNRVLREQITGNRVIRAFVRDEYEQQRFRKANTDLTAMSLGTGNLLALMFPIVMTVVNVSSIAVVWFGAHRIDSGGMQIGDLTAFLAYLMQIVMSVMMATFMFMMVPRAEVCAERIQEVLDTESSVVPPKAPVLELRRHGQLEIRGAGFRYPGAEEPVLKGIDLMALPGETTAVIGSTGSGKSTLLGLVPRLFDATDGRVLVDGEDVAGIDPKVLARTVGLVPQKPYLFAGTVATNLRYGNPDATDEELWHALGVAQAEEFVRGLENGLDSPIAQGGTNVSGGQRQRLAIARTLVQRPEIYLFDDSFSALDYATDAALRAALSQETAEATVVIVAQRVATIRDADRIVVLDEGRVVGTGRHQELMADNETYREIVLSQLTEAEAA; the protein is encoded by the coding sequence GTGCTCATACGACTCCTGCGGACCTACCTCAGGCCCTACCGAAAACCCATCGCCCTGCTGGTGCTGCTCCAGTTCCTGCAGACCTGCGCCACGCTCTACCTGCCGACCCTCAACGCGGACATCATCGACAACGGTGTCGTCCACGGAGACACCGGCTACATCCTCAGATACGGCGCCCTGATGATCGGCATCTCGCTGGCTCAGGTCGTGTGCAACATCGGGGCCGTGTACTACGGCGCCCGGACCGCCGCGGCGCTGGGCCGGGACATGCGCGCCGCCGTCTTCGACCGGGTGCAGTCCTTCTCCGCGCGTGAGGTCGGCCACTTCGGCGCGCCCTCGCTGATCACCCGGACCACCAATGACGTGCAGCAGGTCCAGATGCTGGCCCTGATGACGTTCACGCTGATGGTGTCGGCGCCGATCATGTGCGTCGGCGGGATCGTGCTGGCCCTCGGCCTCGATGTGCCGCTGTCGGCGGTACTGGTCGCCGTGGTGCCGGTGCTGGGCATCTGCGTGACCCTGATCGTGCGGCGGCTGCGGCCGCTGTTCCGGTCCATGCAGGAGCGCCTGGACACGGTGAACCGGGTGCTGCGCGAGCAGATCACCGGCAACCGCGTGATCCGCGCCTTCGTCCGCGACGAGTACGAGCAGCAGCGGTTCCGCAAGGCCAACACCGACCTCACCGCGATGTCGCTGGGCACCGGCAATCTGCTCGCCCTGATGTTCCCGATCGTGATGACCGTGGTGAACGTGTCGTCGATCGCGGTGGTGTGGTTCGGCGCCCATCGCATCGACAGCGGCGGCATGCAGATCGGTGATCTGACGGCGTTCCTCGCCTATCTGATGCAGATCGTGATGTCCGTGATGATGGCCACCTTCATGTTCATGATGGTGCCGCGCGCCGAGGTGTGCGCCGAGCGGATCCAGGAGGTGCTCGACACCGAGTCCAGCGTGGTGCCGCCGAAGGCGCCGGTGCTGGAGCTGCGCCGGCACGGGCAGCTGGAGATCCGCGGTGCGGGCTTCCGCTACCCGGGTGCCGAGGAGCCGGTGCTCAAGGGCATCGACCTGATGGCGCTGCCCGGCGAGACCACGGCCGTGATCGGCTCGACCGGCAGCGGCAAGTCCACCCTGCTGGGCCTGGTCCCCCGGCTCTTCGACGCGACCGACGGCCGGGTGCTGGTGGACGGCGAGGACGTGGCGGGCATCGACCCGAAGGTGCTGGCCAGGACGGTCGGCCTGGTGCCGCAGAAGCCGTATCTGTTCGCCGGGACGGTGGCGACGAACCTTCGCTACGGCAATCCGGACGCCACCGACGAGGAGCTGTGGCACGCACTCGGGGTCGCGCAGGCCGAGGAGTTCGTGCGGGGCCTGGAGAACGGGCTCGACTCGCCGATCGCGCAGGGCGGCACCAATGTCTCCGGCGGCCAGCGGCAGCGGCTCGCCATCGCCCGCACCCTCGTGCAGCGGCCGGAGATCTATCTCTTCGACGACTCCTTCTCCGCGCTCGACTACGCCACCGACGCGGCCCTGCGCGCCGCGCTGTCCCAGGAGACCGCCGAGGCGACCGTGGTGATCGTCGCCCAGCGGGTGGCGACCATCCGGGACGCCGACCGGATCGTCGTCCTCGACGAGGGGCGGGTCGTCGGCACCGGGCGCCATCAGGAGCTGATGGCGGACAACGAGACGTACCGGGAGATCGTGCTCTCCCAGCTGACGGAAGCGGAGGCCGCCTGA
- a CDS encoding ABC transporter ATP-binding protein, whose translation MAGPMGRMMAGTGPEHRSLDFKVSGRRLVARFKPERLTIYVLLLCVVLSVGLSVIGPKILGKATDLVFAGIVGREMEPGATKEQVLEGMRDRGDGDVADMLRSTDFTPGEGIDFTAVGHVLLLALAVFTVAGLLMAVATRLVNRAVNRTMYRLREDMQTKLSRLPLSYFDKRQRGEVLSRATNDIDNIGQTLQQSMGQLINSVLTIIGVLAMMFWVSWILALVALVTVPVSFVVATRVGKRSQPHFVQQWRSTGKLNAHVEEMYTGHTLVKVFGRQEESAEQFAEQNEALYEAGFKAQFNSGVMQPLMMFVSNINYILVAVVGGLRVASGSLSIGDVQAFIQYSRQFSMPLTQVASMANLVQSGVASAERIFELLDAEEQSADPVPGVRPEELRGRVALERVSFRYDPDKPLIEDLSLTVEPGQTVAIVGPTGAGKTTLVNLLMRFYEVSGGRITLDGVDVATMSRDELRAGIGMVLQDTWLFGGTIAENIAYGAAREVTRGEIEEAARAAHADRFIRTLPDGYDTVIDDEGSGVSAGEKQLITIARAFLSDPVILVLDEATSSVDTRTEVLIQKAMAKLAHGRTSFVIAHRLSTIRDADTILVMENGSIVEQGAHGELLDADGAYARLYKAQFAEAVAEVD comes from the coding sequence ATGGCCGGGCCGATGGGGCGGATGATGGCCGGCACCGGCCCGGAGCACCGCTCGCTGGACTTCAAGGTGTCGGGCCGGCGGCTGGTCGCCCGGTTCAAGCCGGAGCGGCTCACCATCTATGTGCTGCTGCTCTGTGTCGTGCTCAGCGTGGGTCTGTCGGTCATCGGACCGAAGATCCTCGGCAAGGCCACCGACCTGGTCTTCGCGGGCATCGTCGGCCGCGAGATGGAACCCGGGGCGACCAAGGAACAGGTCCTGGAGGGCATGCGGGACCGGGGCGACGGTGACGTCGCCGACATGCTCCGCTCCACCGACTTCACGCCCGGCGAGGGGATCGACTTCACCGCCGTCGGGCATGTGCTGCTGCTGGCGCTCGCCGTGTTCACCGTGGCGGGTCTGCTGATGGCGGTGGCGACGCGGCTGGTGAACCGGGCCGTGAACCGGACGATGTACCGGCTGCGGGAGGACATGCAGACCAAGCTGTCGCGGCTGCCGCTGTCCTACTTCGACAAGCGGCAGCGCGGCGAGGTCCTCTCCCGGGCCACCAACGACATCGACAACATCGGGCAGACGCTCCAGCAGTCGATGGGCCAGCTCATCAACTCGGTGCTCACCATCATCGGGGTGCTCGCGATGATGTTCTGGGTGTCGTGGATCCTGGCGCTCGTGGCGCTGGTGACGGTGCCCGTGTCGTTCGTCGTCGCCACCCGGGTCGGCAAGCGGTCGCAGCCGCACTTCGTCCAGCAGTGGCGCTCCACGGGCAAGCTGAACGCACATGTGGAGGAGATGTACACGGGGCACACCCTGGTGAAGGTGTTCGGGCGGCAGGAGGAGTCGGCCGAGCAGTTCGCCGAGCAGAACGAGGCGCTGTACGAGGCCGGGTTCAAGGCGCAGTTCAACAGCGGCGTCATGCAGCCGCTGATGATGTTCGTGTCGAACATCAACTACATCCTGGTGGCCGTGGTGGGCGGTCTGCGGGTCGCGTCGGGGTCGCTGTCCATCGGTGACGTCCAGGCCTTCATCCAGTACTCACGGCAGTTCTCCATGCCGCTGACGCAGGTGGCGTCCATGGCGAACCTGGTGCAGTCCGGGGTCGCCTCCGCCGAGCGGATCTTCGAGCTCCTCGACGCGGAGGAGCAGTCGGCGGACCCCGTGCCCGGGGTGCGGCCGGAGGAGCTGCGCGGGCGGGTGGCCCTGGAGCGGGTGTCCTTCCGCTACGACCCCGACAAGCCGCTCATCGAGGACCTCTCGCTGACGGTGGAGCCCGGCCAGACGGTCGCGATCGTCGGCCCGACCGGCGCCGGGAAGACCACGCTGGTCAACCTGCTGATGCGGTTCTACGAGGTCTCCGGCGGGCGGATCACGCTGGACGGGGTGGACGTCGCGACGATGTCCCGGGACGAGCTGCGCGCCGGGATCGGCATGGTGCTCCAGGACACGTGGCTGTTCGGCGGCACGATCGCGGAGAACATCGCGTACGGCGCGGCGCGTGAGGTCACCCGGGGCGAGATCGAGGAGGCGGCGCGGGCGGCTCACGCGGACCGGTTCATCCGTACGCTTCCCGACGGCTACGACACGGTGATCGACGACGAGGGTTCCGGGGTCAGTGCCGGTGAGAAGCAGCTGATCACCATCGCCCGCGCGTTCCTGTCGGATCCGGTGATCCTGGTGCTGGACGAGGCGACGTCCTCGGTCGACACCCGGACCGAGGTGCTGATCCAGAAGGCGATGGCGAAGCTCGCGCACGGGCGGACGTCGTTCGTCATCGCGCATCGTCTGTCGACCATCCGGGACGCCGACACGATCCTCGTGATGGAGAACGGCTCGATCGTGGAGCAGGGCGCGCACGGTGAGCTGCTGGACGCCGACGGGGCGTATGCGCGGCTGTACAAGGCGCAGTTCGCGGAGGCGGTGGCCGAGGTCGACTAG
- a CDS encoding RNA polymerase sigma factor: MPESSERGRPVPHGSHTPAIPLIAYGTDSGEAADSALEAALPHTSAAIILEVAPVQTQTLTQTEKSTDGTEPDAESDVLVAVPPQNRAAHHPETEPETQPDTPAVLEEPPEPVRAPRADTGGPSSDLFRQYLREIGRIPLLTAAEEVELARRVEAGLFAEEKLSSTPDLDSELALDLDRLVVMGRMAKRRLIEANLRLVVSVAKRYVGRGLTMLDLVQEGNLGLIRAVEKFDYARGYKFSTYATWWIRQAMSRALADQARTIRVPVHVVELINRVVRVQRRMLQERGYEPTPEEVAAHLDLPPERVSEVLRLAQEPVSLHAPVGEEDDVALGDLIEDGDAASPVESAAFLLLREHLEAVLSTLGERERKVVQLRYGLADGRPRTLEEIGRIFGVTRERIRQIESKTLNKLRDHAFADQLRGYLD; encoded by the coding sequence GTGCCTGAGTCCTCGGAGCGCGGCCGACCCGTCCCCCACGGGTCCCACACCCCCGCGATTCCGCTCATCGCGTACGGGACGGACAGCGGCGAGGCCGCCGACTCCGCCCTCGAAGCCGCGCTGCCGCACACCTCAGCAGCGATCATCCTGGAGGTCGCCCCCGTGCAGACCCAGACCCTCACCCAGACCGAGAAAAGTACGGACGGCACGGAACCGGACGCCGAGTCCGACGTTCTCGTCGCGGTGCCCCCACAGAACCGTGCCGCGCACCACCCCGAGACGGAGCCGGAGACCCAGCCCGACACTCCGGCCGTCCTCGAGGAACCGCCCGAGCCGGTGCGCGCCCCGCGTGCCGACACCGGCGGGCCGTCCTCGGACCTGTTCCGCCAGTACCTGCGGGAGATCGGCCGGATCCCCCTGCTCACCGCCGCGGAGGAGGTCGAACTCGCCCGCCGGGTCGAGGCCGGGCTGTTCGCCGAGGAGAAGCTGAGCAGCACCCCCGACCTGGACAGCGAGTTGGCGCTGGACCTGGACCGGCTGGTGGTCATGGGCCGGATGGCCAAGCGCCGCCTGATCGAGGCGAACCTCAGGCTGGTCGTCTCCGTGGCCAAGCGGTACGTGGGCCGCGGTCTGACCATGCTGGACCTGGTCCAGGAGGGCAACCTCGGCCTGATCCGCGCCGTCGAGAAGTTCGACTACGCCCGCGGCTACAAGTTCTCCACCTACGCCACCTGGTGGATCCGCCAGGCCATGTCCCGGGCGCTGGCCGACCAGGCCCGCACGATCCGCGTCCCGGTCCATGTCGTGGAGCTGATCAACCGGGTCGTCCGTGTCCAGCGCCGGATGCTCCAGGAGCGCGGCTACGAGCCGACCCCGGAGGAGGTGGCCGCCCATCTCGACCTCCCGCCGGAGCGCGTCAGCGAGGTCCTGCGGCTGGCCCAGGAACCGGTCTCCCTGCACGCCCCGGTGGGCGAGGAGGACGACGTGGCCCTGGGCGACCTGATCGAGGACGGCGACGCCGCCAGCCCCGTCGAATCGGCGGCCTTCCTGCTCCTTCGCGAGCACCTGGAGGCCGTGCTCTCCACCCTCGGCGAACGCGAGCGCAAGGTCGTCCAGCTCCGCTACGGCCTGGCCGACGGCCGCCCCCGCACGCTGGAGGAGATAGGCCGCATCTTCGGCGTGACCAGGGAACGCATCCGCCAGATCGAGTCCAAGACCCTGAACAAACTGAGGGACCACGCTTTCGCGGACCAGCTGCGGGGCTACCTGGACTAG
- the dnaG gene encoding DNA primase, producing the protein MAGRINDEDVKAVRDAVPIDAVVSEYLQLRNAGGGNLKGLCPFHDEKSPSFQVSPSKGLFHCFGCQEGGDTLTFVMKVDHLSFSEAVERLAAQAGITLRYEEGGYNPAHQRGERIRLVEAHKIAADWYAEQLAVSPEADTGRVFLAERGFDQAAAVHFGVGYSPQGWDHLTRFLRGKGFTDKELILSGLSQEGRRGPIDRFRGRLMWPIRDIGGDVVGFGARKLYEADNGPKYLNTPDTAIYKKSQVLYGIDLAKKDIAKASRAVVVEGYTDVMACHLAGVTTAIATCGTAFGGDHIKILRRLLMDNGSARVIFTFDGDAAGQKAALRAFEDDQKFAAETYIAIAPDGMDPCELRLAKGDEAVAELAEPRTPLFEFALRQIVVRYDLDTPAGRASALDEAAPIVARIKNSGAQHEVAVQLAGMLGILDTQFVVKRVAQLARWARDRGGKGPAPARGPQQPYDAAPRPSAAGPALNLRNPVYATERELLKLALQRPELVSPAFDAYGIDEFTAVPYAAVRLAVMEAGGAEYGVRDGQEYLLRVRDAAPDDAVRAMVTELAVEAIMRRTVDENYAGEQLVTVRRRAVERRIRDIQSQMTRLSAGGDPAQLAATQNELWVLQQYDQALRERGAAAL; encoded by the coding sequence GTGGCAGGACGGATCAACGACGAGGACGTGAAGGCGGTACGGGACGCGGTCCCGATCGACGCCGTGGTCTCCGAGTACCTCCAGTTGCGCAACGCCGGGGGCGGAAACCTCAAGGGGCTGTGCCCCTTCCACGACGAGAAGTCGCCGTCCTTCCAGGTCAGCCCGAGCAAGGGGCTCTTCCACTGCTTCGGCTGCCAGGAGGGCGGCGACACCCTCACGTTCGTGATGAAGGTCGACCACCTGTCCTTCTCCGAGGCGGTCGAGCGGCTCGCCGCCCAGGCCGGCATCACGCTGCGCTACGAGGAGGGCGGCTACAACCCCGCCCACCAGCGCGGCGAGCGGATCCGGCTGGTCGAGGCCCACAAGATCGCCGCCGACTGGTACGCCGAGCAGCTCGCCGTCAGCCCCGAGGCCGACACCGGCCGGGTCTTCCTCGCCGAGCGCGGCTTCGACCAGGCGGCCGCCGTCCACTTCGGCGTCGGCTACAGCCCGCAGGGGTGGGACCACCTCACCCGCTTCCTGCGCGGCAAGGGCTTCACCGACAAGGAACTGATCCTCTCCGGCCTCTCCCAGGAGGGCCGCCGCGGTCCCATCGACCGCTTCCGCGGCCGCCTGATGTGGCCGATCCGCGACATCGGCGGCGACGTCGTCGGCTTCGGCGCCCGCAAGCTGTACGAGGCCGACAACGGCCCCAAGTACCTCAACACCCCCGACACGGCGATCTACAAGAAGAGCCAGGTCCTGTACGGCATCGACCTCGCCAAGAAGGACATCGCCAAGGCGTCCCGCGCGGTCGTCGTCGAGGGCTACACGGATGTCATGGCCTGCCATCTCGCGGGCGTGACCACCGCCATCGCCACCTGCGGCACCGCCTTCGGCGGCGACCACATCAAGATCCTGCGCCGGCTGCTGATGGACAACGGCTCGGCCCGCGTGATCTTCACCTTCGACGGTGACGCGGCCGGGCAGAAGGCGGCCCTGCGCGCCTTCGAGGACGACCAGAAGTTCGCCGCCGAGACCTACATCGCCATCGCGCCCGACGGCATGGACCCCTGCGAGCTGCGCCTGGCCAAGGGCGACGAGGCCGTCGCCGAACTGGCCGAACCCCGCACCCCGCTCTTCGAGTTCGCCCTCCGCCAGATCGTCGTGCGCTACGACCTGGACACCCCGGCGGGCCGCGCCTCCGCCCTCGACGAGGCCGCCCCGATCGTCGCCCGCATCAAGAACAGCGGCGCCCAGCACGAGGTCGCCGTCCAGCTCGCCGGGATGCTCGGCATCCTCGACACCCAGTTCGTGGTCAAGCGGGTCGCCCAGCTGGCCCGGTGGGCCCGCGACCGCGGCGGCAAGGGCCCGGCCCCGGCCCGCGGCCCGCAGCAGCCGTACGACGCCGCCCCTCGGCCTTCCGCGGCCGGACCGGCGCTCAATCTGCGCAACCCCGTCTACGCCACCGAGCGCGAGCTGCTCAAGCTCGCCCTCCAGCGCCCCGAACTGGTCTCCCCGGCCTTCGACGCGTACGGCATCGACGAGTTCACCGCCGTCCCCTACGCCGCCGTACGCCTGGCCGTGATGGAGGCGGGCGGCGCCGAGTACGGCGTCCGGGACGGGCAGGAGTATCTGCTCCGGGTCCGGGACGCCGCCCCCGACGACGCGGTCCGCGCGATGGTCACCGAGCTGGCCGTCGAGGCGATCATGCGCCGCACCGTGGACGAGAACTACGCGGGCGAACAGCTCGTCACCGTCCGCCGCCGTGCCGTCGAACGCCGCATCCGGGACATCCAGTCCCAGATGACCCGACTCTCCGCGGGCGGAGATCCGGCCCAACTCGCCGCTACACAGAACGAACTCTGGGTACTCCAGCAGTACGACCAGGCCCTGCGGGAGCGCGGAGCCGCAGCTCTGTAG